The Kluyveromyces lactis strain NRRL Y-1140 chromosome B complete sequence genome contains a region encoding:
- the SRP21 gene encoding signal recognition particle subunit SRP21 (similar to uniprot|P32342 Saccharomyces cerevisiae YKL122C SRP21 Component of the signal recognition particle (SRP) ribonucleoprotein (RNP) complex that functions in protein targeting to the endoplasmic reticulum (ER) membrane), which translates to MSVSDLDTFITGSLKLLETNASQTKIMMKYRPQSDDIHSKVTFRTKNDSVGLTYKYKTAHSKELSRGLSAIGPTGVNLQLGKVGKQVFKKKSKDLPGMTTLLVNQKVKPYVEPVKTKVSAPTTTASNTVSGKNGKKKNKKGKK; encoded by the coding sequence ATGAGTGTGAGTGATTTGGATACTTTTATCACCGGAAGTTTGAAACTTCTCGAGACAAATGCTTCTCAAACGAAGATTATGATGAAATATAGACCGCAGAGCGATGATATTCATTCTAAAGTGACATTTAGGACCAAGAACGATTCGGTAGGATTAACTTATAAATATAAGACTGCTCATTCCAAAGAACTTTCTCGTGGCTTGAGTGCTATTGGTCCAACAGGAGTGAATCTACAATTGGGTAAAGTTGGGAAACAAGtgttcaagaaaaagtCAAAAGATCTTCCCGGGATGACTACTCTATTGGTGAACCAGAAGGTAAAACCTTACGTAGAGCCTGTAAAGACGAAAGTCAGCGCCCCTACGACTACAGCTTCAAATACTGTATCTGGAAAGAATggtaagaagaagaataagaagGGAAAGAAATAG
- the MUB1 gene encoding MYND-type zinc finger protein MUB1 (similar to uniprot|Q03162 Saccharomyces cerevisiae YMR100W), giving the protein MRETNYRSVTGNRATVSISQTVYDRRALDNVSDLPLINSLNHLAFLCSTSTLIREAMSRDGALERLVSILHECYIPITNLPQVMVSSAQNQSNPLQTVKRDRHLAYLSWKWTLAYQCLVLTGTRGTLGIREQVVKSGIIPIIATVLDNYMIYCKNFDFINNTAIPFTFSELADLDSDLFQFTDDELRKSNEKVDPKDSYYKDFISMERLKLLLGPTENQFEFDLENVAGLHLKPNFITELDTDWQSLAQEELCVPLPGSALENVIILPPRRFFLGKVIPELDDVTWAVQLLAFLTKNTAVKPILQNTNLVGTLSFRPILENAKIRMSKNMELDMTPLTLHVAGEEEADDEDDDEYDEETDEPPEDKMDLSPDLTLIEKYFKEIEHLCLVKDTEEDEEYNNNNVDIFDFRLRKEESLHDKFKEYCQQHEFSKELTDDDWDKIFNSDTMNLFALVERFTVKGSLNEIVHYWSSVVMRNSCRKHEATGVRQCANFSCGKWEDHPKQFPKCRRCKRTKYCSRLCQLKSWEFHRYWCQESNSTNTTGNSTGVQTPTRDASESDTDPEHQNTHHHHHHHQPQQQNPTEATTIPPTTPSTTGFGDTIIPTPNTTTERYRTPGDTDHHLSEDT; this is encoded by the coding sequence ATGCGAGAGACCAATTACAGATCGGTGACTGGTAATCGTGCTACCGTTAGTATATCTCAGACCGTTTACGATAGAAGAGCTTTGGATAATGTTTCTGATTTACCATTAATTAATTCATTGAACCATCTGGCGTTCCTATGCTCCACGTCGACCCTGATAAGAGAGGCAATGTCTCGTGACGGTGCGTTGGAGCGGTTGGTATCAATTTTACACGAATGTTATATCCCTATAACGAATTTGCCACAGGTTATGGTATCTTCGGCACAGAATCAATCCAATCCATTACAAACGGTCAAGAGAGACAGACATCTGGCATATTTATCATGGAAATGGACGTTGGCTTATCAGTGTTTGGTATTGACTGGTACGAGAGGTACACTTGGTATAAGAGAGCAAGTGGTGAAGTCCGGCATAATTCCGATTATTGCTACTGTATTGGATAACTATATGATCTATTGTAAGAATTtcgatttcatcaacaatacGGCCATTCCCTTTACGTTTAGTGAACTAGCAGATTTGGATTCGGATCTATTCCAGTTTACGGACGATGAATTGAGGAAATCAAATGAGAAAGTGGATCCCAAGGACTCTTACTATAAGGATTTCATATCGATGGAAAGGTTGAAATTGTTATTGGGACCCACCGAGAAccaatttgaatttgactTGGAGAATGTAGCTGGCCTACATTTGAAACCTAACTTTATTACAGAATTGGATACAGATTGGCAAAGTCTTGCTCAAGAAGAGTTATGTGTACCTTTACCGGGCTCTGCACTGGAAAATGTCATAATCTTGCCACCAAGAAGATTCTTTTTGGGTAAAGTGATTCCAGAGCTAGATGATGTTACATGGGCTGTACAACTTCTGGCATTCTTGACTAAAAACACTGCGGTGAAGCCAATACTACAGAATACAAATCTCGTCGGTACACTTTCGTTCAGGCCGATTCTTGAGAATGCAAAGATCAGAATGTCAAAAAATATGGAATTGGACATGACACCCCTAACGTTGCACGTTGCCGGCGAAGAAGAAGcggatgatgaagacgacGATGAATACGACGAAGAAACTGATGAACCTCCGGAGGATAAGATGGACCTTTCACCAGACCTCACTTTAATAGAAAAATACTTCAAAGAGATTGAGCATCTTTGCCTTGTGAAAGACACCgaagaggatgaagaatataacaacaacaatgtCGATATATTTGATTTCAGGTTGAGGAAGGAGGAGTCGTTACATGATAAATTCAAGGAATATTGCCAGCAGCATGAATTCTCGAAAGAATTGACCGATGATGACTGGGATAAGATTTTCAATAGTGACACAATGAACCTATTCGCCCTTGTAGAAAGGTTTACCGTCAAGGGCTCCTTAAACGAAATCGTGCACTACTGGAGCTCCGTGGTAATGAGAAACTCGTGCAGGAAACATGAGGCTACAGGAGTCAGGCAGTGTGCTAATTTCAGCTGTGGGAAATGGGAAGATCATCCAAAACAGTTCCCCAAATGTAGAAGGTGTAAGCGCACCAAATATTGCTCAAGACTGTGCCAACTGAAATCATGGGAATTTCATAGGTACTGGTGTCAAGAATCAAACTCAACAAACACCACTGGAAATAGTACAGGAGTTCAAACGCCTACCAGAGACGCTTCTGAATCAGACACGGATCCAGAACATCAGAATACCCATCATCACcaccatcatcatcaaccGCAACAACAAAACCCAACAGAAGCTACAACAATCCCTCCAACTACTCCTTCCACAACAGGCTTTGGAGATACGATCATCCCAACACCAAATACAACCACTGAGCGGTACCGAACACCAGGTGATACCGATCATCACCTTAGCGAGGACACCTAA
- the VPH2 gene encoding Vph2p (weakly similar to uniprot|P32341 Saccharomyces cerevisiae YKL119C VPH2 Protein involved in vacuolar H - ATPase assembly or function required for the biogenesis of a functional vacuolar ATPase (V-ATPase) but not part of the final enzyme complex): protein MFDITIDEGLLRQRLEKLKEDHRASLSLQQNSISFELLSELYQQFWRDDATVSMKQLLKSGKLRYKEKRVPGEGYSESFKAELENLKALQQEKEYQEMLKRDSLHLAGSTADKEPSIAQINKEIKEQVSAVVNVLLTVFGTIYAVWYVTRTGWDIHVRVLLCLFSGLLVLTADVAMYNVYNRKIEEARTTERKKKVTRKVVKRLV from the coding sequence ATGTTTGACATTACCATCGACGAGGGGCTCTTAAGACAAAGActtgaaaagttgaaagaagatcatCGGGCATCGTTAAGTTTACAACAAAATAGCATATCATTTGAGCTTCTATCGGAATTGTACCAACAGTTCTGGAGGGATGATGCCACCGTAAGTATGAAACAGCTATTGAAGAGTGGGAAACTTCGATACAAGGAGAAAAGAGTTCCTGGTGAGGGATACTCTGAGTCATTCAAAGCTGAGTTGGAAAATCTGAAGGCACTGCAACAGGAGAAAGAGTACCAAGAGATGCTCAAGCGAGATTCATTGCATCTGGCCGGCTCAACAGCTGACAAGGAACCCTCAATTGCACAGATTAACAAAGAGATTAAGGAGCAGGTATCGGCAGTAGTCAATGTATTATTGACAGTGTTCGGAACCATCTACGCTGTTTGGTACGTGACCAGAACAGGATGGGATATTCACGTCAGGGTATTGCTCTGTCTATTCAGTGGCCTTCTAGTGTTAACAGCAGATGTGGCAATGTACAACGTTTATAACAGGAAGATTGAAGAGGCGAGAACCACCGAACGTAAGAAGAAAGTTACTAGGAAAGTGGTGAAAAGGTTAGTGTAA
- a CDS encoding WD40 repeat domain-containing protein (similar to uniprot|Q03177 Saccharomyces cerevisiae YMR102C Protein of unknown function transcription is activated by paralogous transcription factors Yrm1p and Yrr1p along with genes involved in multidrug resistance), whose translation MSNIATSHRPPGLNEKNGTNMINNGGENVDLFGTENIRDVYPGVETGGWVQGESADKIDWLELVGNEDFKRHLKTGEHMKVYRKKKGFKQFRRLILAQELRPFGNEFQDSSSSNEKGTATEPMKNGGAVWCIRFSHDGKFMATAGKDEILRIWKVISSPAERLELNQHSISFLKSTANAISQLNGQLAQYGGDTDSASLNSGSSNTHVDSLGSSNANRDGFSTKAVPQEQQGQTQGHRHPYGLGDSYCGVFHPNPLVTFHEHTDDILDIDWSKNSFILTGSMDKSCKLWHCARPTSLKTFVHSDFVTAVRFHPEDDRFFLSACLDQKCRLWSILEKQVIFEYDCGDLITAMDISYDGNYTILGTFNGYIHVLITKSLELLFSFNVLDKDSELKKCHRTSRRLKKQSSDKAKNGPKITGLEFIQKDARNYKISSKDVSDWFLVSSNDSRIRIYTLNQEFVSVMKGHSNEHSQITAHSTVTRSGKAYVVSGSEDHWIYCWKLSDEVVKSTETSSKDSKSTRSRSGSLRSFCRRRNNDSVASETLDAVLSRGYTKNHQVSSNSNYIGFHAHHHPITCATAVPMQVTKVLSLSNDLICELTMQFWETTDDFTMESASKNARAKKNGNAISSNDGQKTDCRRKISIDKTIPNVKGKSGVSGAQSNNVPNIQISDGDNRTTNAVNGTTAANPPSLIEFIGGIVVSADTTGVIRVFRSDISSNVRKKVLNRLNAIEKQLKENGEGSVKPRTSGVSSVAAATNGSLSTATTFVGNGSNGHNVHSIERPTPFPMQDSLPLVDESSSSLTTLQQQQPHSQSRVCNVCGGTRFATDQTLSFNQAPQNVKYYCLDCGALYTSLR comes from the coding sequence ATGTCGAATATAGCAACTTCACATAGACCACCAGGGTTAAACGAAAAGAACGGGACTAATATGATCAATAATGGTGGAGAAAACGTTGATTTATTTGGGACGGAAAACATCAGAGATGTGTACCCTGGTGTTGAAACAGGCGGTTGGGTTCAAGGGGAGTCAGCTGATAAGATAGATTGGTTAGAATTGGTGGGTAACGAAGATTTCAAAAGGCATTTAAAGACCGGGGAGCATATGAAGGTTTATCGGAAGAAGAAGGGGTTCAAGCAGTTTAGGAGACTTATACTAGCACAAGAGTTACGGCCCTTTGGCAATGAATTTCAAGactcttcatcttcgaaCGAGAAGGGTACGGCAACAGAACCCATGAAAAATGGTGGCGCTGTGTGGTGCATAAGGTTTAGTCATGACGGAAAGTTCATGGCAACGGCAGGGAAAGATGAAATACTTCGCATCTGGAAAGTAATATCATCTCCAGCAGAAAGGCTTGAATTGAACCAGCATtctatttcatttttgaaatccaCTGCTAATGCTATATCTCAGTTGAACGGACAACTAGCGCAATACGGAGGCGATACCGATTCTGCGTCGCTAAATTCTGGTTCAAGTAATACTCACGTTGACTCACTAGGAAGTTCTAATGCAAATAGAGATGGattttcaacaaaagcTGTTCCACAGGAGCAACAAGGGCAAACTCAAGGACACCGACATCCTTACGGTCTAGGTGATTCGTACTGTGGTGTTTTCCATCCAAACCCATTGGTAACATTTCATGAACATACAGACGATATTCTAGACATAGACTGGTCGAAGAACTCATTCATACTTACGGGGTCTATGGATAAAAGCTGCAAGCTATGGCATTGTGCAAGGCCTACGTCTTTGAAGACGTTTGTACATTCGGATTTCGTTACAGCGGTCAGATTCCATCCAGAAGACGATAGGTTCTTTCTAAGCGCATGCCTTGACCAGAAATGTAGGCTGTGGTCGATCTTAGAGAAGCAAGTAATATTCGAATATGATTGTGGGGATTTGATTACGGCTATGGATATATCTTATGATGGTAACTATACAATTTTGGGTACATTTAACGGTTATATCCACGTATTAATAACCAAATCCTTGGAACtacttttcagttttaaCGTCCTTGATAAAGACTCAGAGTTGAAAAAGTGTCATAGGACAAGCAGGAGGTTAAAGAAGCAATCAAGTGATAAGGCAAAAAATGGTCCTAAGATTACAGGACTAGAGTTTATACAAAAGGATGCACGTAATTATAAGATTTCGTCCAAGGATGTCAGTGATTGGTTCCTTGTCAGCAGCAACGATTCAAGAATAAGAATTTATACGTTAAATCAAGAGTTTGTTTCGGTGATGAAAGGTCATTCCAACGAGCATTCCCAAATCACGGCACATAGCACAGTCACGAGGTCGGGAAAGGCTTATGTTGTTAGTGGTAGTGAAGACCACTGGATATACTGCTGGAAGTTATCTGATGAGGTAGTAAAATCAACTGAAACGTCCAGCAAGGACTCAAAGTCGACCCGTTCAAGATCAGGTTCCCTGCGCAGTTTCTGTAGAAGACGCAACAACGATTCTGTGGCATCGGAGACGCTTGACGCTGTTTTGTCTCGTGGCTACACCAAAAATCATCAAGTGTCCTCAAACTCAAACTACATTGGATTCCACGCGCACCATCATCCAATTACATGTGCTACAGCGGTGCCCATGCAGGTGACAAAAGTTCTGTCGTTGAGTAACGATTTAATCTGTGAATTAACGATGCAGTTTTGGGAGACTACGGATGACTTTACCATGGAAAGCGCCTCAAAGAATGCCAGAGCCAAGAAAAACGGGAACGCCATTTCATCTAATGATGGACAGAAAACCGATTGCAGAAGGAAAATCAGTATTGATAAGACGATTCCTAATGTAAAGGGGAAAAGTGGTGTGTCTGGCGCTCAGTCAAATAATGTACCGAACATACAAATATCTGATGGTGACAATCGTACCACAAACGCTGTCAATGGTACGACAGCTGCTAACCCACCGTCGTTGATAGAATTTATCGGAGGTATCGTAGTGAGTGCTGATACGACAGGTGTGATTAGAGTGTTCCGGAGTGATATATCATCTAACGTTCGTAAAAAAGTGCTAAACAGGCTTAATGCCATTGAAAagcaattgaaggaaaacgGTGAGGGGTCCGTAAAGCCAAGAACCTCCGGTGTCAGCAGTGTTGCTGCTGCTACCAATGGTAGTTTGAGCACTGCAACCACGTTTGTCGGTAATGGCAGCAATGGTCACAATGTACATTCAATTGAAAGGCCCACGCCGTTCCCAATGCAAGATTCTTTACCATTAGTCGAtgaatcatcttcatcattaaCAACAttacaacaacagcaaccaCATTCCCAATCTAGGGTTTGTAATGTATGTGGAGGAACACGGTTTGCAACTGATCAAACACTGTCGTTCAATCAAGCTCCTCAAAACGTGAAATACTACTGTTTGGACTGCGGTGCGTTGTACACCTCATTGAGGTGA
- the OAC1 gene encoding Oac1p (similar to uniprot|P32332 Saccharomyces cerevisiae YKL120W OAC1 Mitochondrial inner membrane transporter transports oxaloacetate sulfate and thiosulfate member of the mitochondrial carrier family) codes for MSQPQEEKHNQKTAAHKVSKFGSFVAGGLAACIAVTVTNPFDCVKTRMQLQGELHANAAKVYTNPIQAFGVIFKNEGIAGLQKGLASAYLYQIALNGSRLGFYEPIRGILNNVFYPNVESHKVQHIGINVAAGATSGVVGAFIGSPLFLVKTRMQSYSNAIHIGQQTHYTSAFNGLATIFRSEGIKGLFRGVDAAMLRTGIGSAVQLPIYNICKNFLLKHDLMNDGTGLHLLSSTIAGFGVGVAMNPWDVVLTRVYNQKGNLYSGPIDCFIKTVRNEGLSALYKGFGAQILRIGPHTVLCLTFMEQTLKLVYSVESRFL; via the coding sequence ATGTCCCAACCacaagaagagaaacatAATCAGAAAACCGCCGCTCACAAGGTGAGTAAGTTTGGGTCCTTCGTGGCCGGTGGTCTTGCCGCATGTATTGCAGTCACTGTGACGAATCCATTTGACTGTGTTAAGACCAGAATGCAATTGCAAGGTGAGTTACATGCCAATGCTGCCAAAGTATACACGAATCCAATTCAGGCCTTTGGAgttatcttcaaaaacgAAGGTATCGCTGGGTTGCAAAAAGGTTTAGCCAGTGCTTATCTTTACCAAATAGCGTTAAACGGATCGCGTTTGGGATTCTATGAACCAATTAGAGGAATACTTAACAACGTTTTCTACCCTAACGTGGAATCACACAAGGTTCAGCACATCGGTATTAACGTTGCCGCCGGTGCTACTTCCGGTGTCGTCGGTGCATTCATCGGATCGCCATTATTCTTGGTCAAGACCAGGATGCAATCATATTCCAACGCCATTCATATTGGTCAACAAACGCATTATACCTCTGCTTTCAACGGGTTGGCAACTATCTTCCGTAGCGAGGGTATTAAAGGTTTATTCAGAGGTGTTGACGCAGCAATGCTAAGAACCGGTATCGGTTCTGCTGTTCAATTGCCTATCTACAACATCTGTAAGAACTTCCTCTTGAAACACGACTTGATGAACGATGGGACAGGTTTACATCTTTTGTCTTCCACTATCGCAGGGTTCGGTGTCGGTGTCGCCATGAATCCATGGGATGTCGTGCTAACCAGAGTCTATAACCAAAAGGGCAACTTGTACAGCGGTCCAATTGACTGTTTCATAAAGACAGTGAGAAACGAAGGTCTCTCAGCGCTATACAAAGGTTTCGGAGCTCAAATTCTTAGAATTGGACCTCATACAGTCTTATGTCTAACCTTCATGGAACaaacattgaaattggTATACTCAGTTGAAAGCAGGTTCTTATAA
- the SSH4 gene encoding Ssh4p (similar to uniprot|P32343 Saccharomyces cerevisiae YKL124W SSH4 Suppressor of SHR3 confers leflunomide resistance when overexpressed (putative) involved in ER functions), with the protein MGLIVLQDGFPNDRPIQGFPSDPVVRVPDDTIPADDAFSLMFLISLSITFGLLLLVLILISIYLTFCGGNDGDDSDDEDEDGTSVSFKFFRKRNSLLLDSSFMTPGKFDDDESLKVREAKELPKMSSFEVELYERTKEFQKMSPPMVKPLGSFLNSQDKQVIKDRGIQSYFFLPSINDNVDINGAFLPSFFVEDKLNVSFTKFNISSSAIMNYPLPMNKKDAVYFEVKVYKFKTCSNSIFSIGLMTCPYPYFRIPGTAAYSIAYESTGKLRINNAFGADTLLPKLEEGDVVGFGYRYSSGTIFITHNGKKMMDVTHKVGIDLFVGLGAMNAAYTRTYTKDGLFEDPDNVSFRQKWSELQAFNNGESSSDYIDARNVISKDLLQVHDPKEDTVSSDNIELHVNLGQLGFVFIEANVKKYAFGSVYGDIGIPPAYNGDDIKQDMLLQKGDELPPEYPDDAVDFFGDIHSPASTSEPPSATFSAGLPMDNAADTPVSTADADADADADADEEEPLISVKKPAAQTHSKKNNKKKKKKKSNRNRRG; encoded by the coding sequence atgggaCTAATAGTTTTGCAGGATGGGTTTCCGAATGATCGACCAATACAGGGATTTCCTTCTGATCCTGTGGTCAGAGTACCCGATGATACTATACCAGCTGATGATGCATTCAGTTTGATGTTTTTGATATCCCTTAGCATAACTTTTGGGTTATTGTTACTGGTTTTAATATTGATTTCGATATATTTGACGTTTTGTGGGGGCAATGACGGTGATGATAGCGacgatgaggatgaagacGGGACTTCTGTTTCATTCAAGTTCTTTAGGAAGCGTAATAGCTTACTGCTAGATAGCAGTTTTATGACGCCGGGAAAGTTTGATGACGATGAGAGTTTGAAGGTGCGTGAGGCAAAAGAGTTGCCGAAGATGTCTtcatttgaagttgaacTGTATGAACGTACCAAAGAGTTTCAGAAGATGAGCCCTCCGATGGTTAAACCGTTGGgttcatttttgaattctCAAGATAAACAGGTGATTAAGGATAGGGGTATTCAGTCTTACTTTTTCCTACCGTCAATAAACGATAATGTGGATATCAATGGTGCATTTTTGCCCAGCTTCTTTGTAGAGGATAAGTTGAACGTCTCCTTTACCAAGTTtaatatttcttctagTGCAATAATGAACTACCCACTTCcgatgaacaagaaagacGCCGTATATTTTGAAGTGAAGGTTTACAAGTTTAAAACTTGTTCTAATTCTATCTTTAGCATTGGATTGATGACATGCCCTTACCCATATTTCCGGATCCCAGGTACAGCAGCATACTCTATAGCGTACGAGTCCACTGGTAAGCTAAGAATCAATAATGCGTTCGGAGCTGATACTTTGTTGCCTAAGTTGGAAGAAGGCGATGTTGTTGGGTTCGGATACAGATATAGTTCGGGAACCATATTTATAACGCATAACGGAAAAAAGATGATGGATGTAACGCATAAAGTCGGTATAGACTTGTTCGTTGGCCTTGGTGCCATGAACGCGGCCTACACACGCACATACACGAAGGATGGCCTATTTGAGGACCCCGATAATGTGAGTTTTAGACAAAAATGGTCTGAATTACAAGCATTCAACAATGGAGAATCGAGTTCAGATTACATTGACGCCAGAAATGTTATAAGTAAAGATCTATTACAAGTTCATGATCCCAAGGAAGACACAGTAAGCTCTGATAATATTGAGTTGCATGTAAACCTGGGGCAACTGGGATTTGTCTTCATCGAAGCCAACGTCAAGAAATACGCGTTTGGTAGCGTTTACGGAGATATTGGTATTCCACCCGCCTACAACGGAGACGATATCAAACAAGATATGCTATTACAAAAGGGTGATGAGCTCCCGCCAGAGTATCCAGACGATGCCGTGGATTTCTTTGGTGACATTCACAGTCCCGCTTCAACTTCTGAACCACCGTCCGCCACTTTTTCAGCAGGCCTACCAATGGATAATGCGGCGGACACACCTGTTTCAACAGCAGATGCAGATGCAGATGCAGATGCAGAtgcagatgaagaagaaccattGATATCTGTGAAGAAGCCCGCTGCGCAAACGCattcgaagaagaacaataagaagaaaaagaagaagaagagcaatAGAAATCGGAGGGGTTGA
- the SRT1 gene encoding ditrans,polycis-polyprenyl diphosphate synthase (similar to uniprot|Q03175 Saccharomyces cerevisiae YMR101C SRT1 Cis-prenyltransferase involved in dolichol synthesis and weakly similar to YBR002C uniprot|P35196 Saccharomyces cerevisiae YBR002C RER2 Cis-prenyltransferase involved in dolichol synthesis; participates in endoplasmic reticulum (ER) protein sorting): MTFKLFKGSKGQEKPLVTLDGENVSHLFEQNDENLNKVSSLSLQQIRQRLNYKDVGSYPFSRLFAWLQMFMVRILRMGPVPRHLSFIMDGNRRYAKKLDQPVKEGHRAGGATLIDILHICRRLNVSSVSAYAFSIENFNRSPQEVATLMELLGYYIDQFTERATNAKDELYGIRLRVVGDLSLLSEELLKKIRNAEKLTRDGQEFVLYLALPYTSRNDIAHSMQVTTDKCINSNEDITEQALTDNMYFEQYSNKCDLLIRTSGHTRLSDYMLWQVHEGSIIEFVDCLWPDFNFWRLYWIMLKWSFYQTWQNASQLPDPVRTRTRVFPKISGALPIETLKRTKRVALDSLPAAPLAVSVDRK, translated from the coding sequence ATGACTTTTAAGCTATTTAAGGGGTCTAAGGGCCAAGAGAAACCGTTAGTCACATTGGATGGTGAGAATGTATCTCACTTGTTCGAACAGAACGATGAAAACCTCAATAAAGTGAGTTCTTTAAGTTTGCAACAGATACGTCAGCGGCTAAATTACAAGGATGTAGGATCGTATCCATTCTCAAGGCTATTTGCATGGCTACAAATGTTCATGGTAAGGATCCTCAGGATGGGTCCTGTTCCCAGACACTTGTCGTTTATCATGGATGGGAACCGCCGTTATGCAAAGAAATTGGATCAACCTGTGAAAGAGGGTCATAGAGCCGGAGGCGCAACATTAATAGACATCTTACATATCTGCAGAAGGTTGAATGTGAGTAGTGTGAGTGCATATGCGTTCTCCATTGAGAACTTCAATAGATCTCCTCAGGAAGTCGCGACTCTCATGGAACTCTTGGGATATTATATCGATCAGTTTACTGAACGTGCAACAAATGCTAAGGATGAGTTGTACGGAATTAGACTAAGAGTCGTAGGAGATCTTTCATTATTGAGTGAAGAGTTGCTCAAGAAGATTCGTAACGCAGAGAAATTGACTCGTGATGGACAAGAGTTCGTGTTGTACCTTGCCTTGCCCTACACATCGCGTAACGATATTGCACATTCTATGCAGGTTACCACCGACAAATGCATCAATTCTAACGAGGATATCACAGAACAAGCCTTGACTGATAACATGTATTTCGAACAGTACTCCAATAAATGTGATCTATTGATTAGAACAAGTGGACACACAAGGTTGTCAGATTATATGCTATGGCAGGTCCATGAAGGTAGTATTATCGAGTTTGTCGACTGTCTATGGCCAGATTTTAATTTCTGGAGGCTATATTGGATAATGTTGAAGTGGAGTTTCTACCAAACTTGGCAAAACGCCAGTCAGTTGCCAGATCCTGTTCGTACTAGAACTCGCGTGTTTCCAAAAATATCTGGAGCTCTACCGattgaaactttgaaaagaactaAACGTGTTGCACTAGACTCTTTACCTGCCGCACCATTGGCCGTTTCCGTTGACCGGAAATGA